The Methylotenera sp. G11 genome includes a window with the following:
- the ruvC gene encoding crossover junction endodeoxyribonuclease RuvC, with protein MDSIRILGIDPGLRLTGFGVVEKVGEKIIYIASGTIKTASGKKNKVAGEDDREELPARLKIIVDSLFEVIDTYSPHQVAIEKVFVNVNPQSTLLLGQARGAAICAAVIRNLSVAEYTALQVKQSVVGNGHAQKEQVQEMVKRLLNLPAAPKPDSADALACAICHAHGGQGLGKLATAGYRVRGGRLIG; from the coding sequence TTGGACAGTATCAGAATCCTAGGGATTGATCCTGGTTTGCGTCTTACCGGCTTCGGTGTAGTCGAGAAAGTCGGTGAGAAAATCATTTATATCGCAAGCGGCACGATCAAGACCGCCAGCGGCAAAAAGAACAAGGTCGCGGGTGAGGATGACCGGGAGGAGCTGCCGGCGCGCCTGAAGATTATTGTCGATAGCCTGTTTGAGGTCATCGACACCTACAGCCCGCATCAAGTCGCGATCGAAAAAGTCTTTGTGAACGTGAACCCGCAGTCTACGCTGCTGCTTGGTCAGGCACGCGGTGCGGCAATCTGTGCTGCGGTCATCCGTAATTTAAGCGTGGCTGAATATACGGCATTGCAGGTCAAGCAGTCCGTGGTGGGCAACGGCCATGCGCAGAAAGAACAAGTGCAGGAGATGGTCAAGCGGCTTTTGAACCTGCCTGCAGCACCGAAACCGGATTCCGCAGATGCCCTGGCCTGTGCGATATGCCATGCCCATGGCGGGCAGGGCCTCGGTAAACTGGCGACAGCCGGTTACCGTGTGCGTGGCGGACGCCTGATTGGCTAA
- a CDS encoding energy transducer TonB, translating to MMLRQRENPDSLKAGALSVLVHVLLLGALLISFNWKTTHPISIAQVELWDSVPATEQKAAPVPAPAPEPVPEQKEIPKPVMAEPEVKPEPKVEIAIEKKPVKKEPVKKEPAKKEPPPPAAKTNDVLAKLQEEARQDALKNKSITKSNTNDALKKLQQESLSEDKAAGEQKAAAAKSAASAGVVDEFKARIQEKIRSNVNKTLCGSGSPELKFEIGLLPTGELSGAPKLVKSSGNAACDDAVERAIRMSEPLPLPPDRTLFSQFRNLKLTFHPNEN from the coding sequence ATGATGTTACGACAGCGCGAAAATCCAGACTCATTGAAAGCCGGCGCACTTTCTGTTCTGGTGCATGTCCTGCTTCTGGGCGCGCTGCTGATTTCGTTTAACTGGAAAACGACGCATCCGATCAGTATCGCCCAGGTTGAGCTATGGGATAGCGTACCTGCCACTGAGCAGAAAGCGGCTCCCGTCCCGGCGCCTGCCCCAGAGCCTGTGCCGGAACAAAAAGAGATCCCGAAGCCAGTAATGGCGGAGCCGGAAGTAAAGCCGGAGCCGAAAGTGGAAATTGCAATCGAGAAAAAACCGGTCAAGAAAGAGCCGGTAAAAAAAGAACCGGCTAAAAAGGAACCGCCACCGCCGGCTGCAAAAACGAATGATGTGCTGGCGAAACTGCAGGAAGAAGCGCGCCAGGATGCCTTAAAAAACAAAAGCATTACAAAATCCAATACCAATGATGCTTTAAAAAAATTGCAGCAGGAAAGCCTGAGCGAAGATAAGGCTGCCGGCGAGCAGAAAGCTGCTGCTGCAAAATCCGCAGCCAGTGCCGGTGTCGTCGATGAGTTCAAGGCCAGGATCCAGGAAAAGATCCGCAGCAATGTCAATAAAACACTGTGCGGTAGCGGCAGTCCGGAATTGAAATTTGAAATCGGCTTGCTCCCTACCGGTGAATTAAGCGGTGCTCCCAAGCTTGTTAAATCGAGCGGCAATGCGGCCTGTGACGATGCTGTTGAGCGCGCGATCAGGATGTCGGAACCATTGCCATTGCCGCCGGACAGAACTTTGTTCTCACAGTTCAGGAACCTAAAGCTCACATTCCACCCTAATGAAAATTAA
- the tolB gene encoding Tol-Pal system beta propeller repeat protein TolB, with amino-acid sequence MPAMASTSAHAALEIEISGGSAQQIPIAIVPFGQAAGSTQEKIGDIIAADLRRSGLFRILETGGVASRPTEVSQVKYAEWAVLQAQAITVGNVTALPGNRLKVMFGLADVLKQNQLVSMEYNIAPGQLRLTAHKIADVIYQKLTGEGPIFASRIAYINKSKNRFSLQVADADGMNAQTVVSSSEPIISPAWSPDGSKIAYVSFEKKKPIIFVQSLTTGQRLTLANFKGNNSAPAWSPDGTKLAIVLSHSANSQLYTINADGTGLKQVTKSNAIDTEPVWSPDAKWIYFTSDRGGNPQVYKVSAFGGDAQRVTFQGDHNLSPRFAPDGKSLAMVRKDGAKYSIALQDLVNGQVRLLSEGNQDESPSFAPNGRVILYATRVGGRGALAAVSSDGRVKQRLSESGGDVREPSWGPLLN; translated from the coding sequence ATGCCGGCAATGGCTTCGACATCGGCGCATGCCGCTTTGGAGATTGAAATCAGCGGCGGTAGCGCGCAGCAGATCCCGATTGCAATCGTGCCGTTCGGGCAGGCTGCTGGGTCTACCCAGGAGAAGATCGGTGACATCATTGCGGCAGACTTGCGTCGCAGCGGGCTGTTCCGCATATTGGAAACAGGCGGTGTGGCCAGCCGACCAACAGAAGTGTCGCAGGTGAAATATGCAGAATGGGCAGTACTGCAGGCACAGGCGATCACTGTGGGTAATGTGACCGCTTTACCGGGTAATCGCCTTAAAGTGATGTTCGGCCTGGCTGATGTGCTCAAGCAGAACCAGCTGGTCAGCATGGAATATAATATTGCGCCCGGCCAGCTGCGGCTGACTGCGCATAAGATCGCAGATGTGATTTACCAGAAGCTGACCGGTGAAGGGCCTATTTTTGCGAGCCGCATTGCCTACATCAATAAATCCAAGAACCGTTTTTCGCTGCAGGTGGCGGATGCCGATGGCATGAATGCACAGACGGTCGTTTCTTCAAGTGAGCCGATCATTTCGCCGGCATGGTCGCCGGACGGCAGCAAAATCGCTTACGTTTCATTCGAAAAGAAAAAGCCGATTATTTTTGTCCAGTCGTTAACGACCGGGCAGCGATTGACGCTGGCTAATTTCAAGGGCAATAACAGCGCGCCGGCCTGGTCGCCGGACGGCACCAAATTGGCGATCGTGCTCAGCCATTCGGCTAACTCGCAGCTGTACACGATTAATGCCGACGGCACAGGCCTCAAGCAAGTGACTAAAAGCAATGCCATTGATACTGAACCTGTCTGGTCGCCCGATGCGAAATGGATTTACTTTACCTCAGACCGCGGTGGCAATCCTCAGGTGTATAAAGTATCAGCATTTGGCGGCGATGCGCAGCGCGTCACTTTCCAGGGCGATCATAACCTGAGCCCGCGATTTGCACCCGATGGCAAATCATTGGCGATGGTGCGTAAGGATGGCGCAAAGTACAGCATCGCCTTGCAGGACTTGGTGAACGGCCAGGTGCGGCTGCTGAGTGAGGGCAATCAGGATGAATCTCCGAGTTTTGCCCCGAATGGCCGTGTTATACTATACGCTACTCGAGTGGGTGGTCGCGGCGCTTTGGCTGCGGTATCTTCAGATGGGCGTGTCAAGCAGCGCTTGAGTGAATCGGGCGGTGATGTGCGCGAACCATCCTGGGGACCTTTATTGAATTAA
- the tolQ gene encoding protein TolQ codes for MSASSDMSFFTLVAGASLPVQLVMLILVITSLFSWWYIFIKVATIKRAEKDADHFEETFWTGGDLNKLYEGVTAGRRKPQGIASIFEAGFKEYIRHKQQARMEVSDVMEGSRRAMRAAYNREMDDLDAHLPFLASVGSVSPYIGLFGTVWGIMNAFRGLSNVAQATLTQVAPGIAEALVATAIGLFAAIPAVIAYNRFASSVDRLSVRYESFMEEFTNILQRKS; via the coding sequence ATGAGCGCAAGCAGTGATATGTCGTTTTTTACCTTGGTCGCGGGTGCCAGTTTACCAGTACAGCTGGTGATGCTGATTCTGGTGATCACCTCCCTCTTTTCGTGGTGGTATATATTCATTAAAGTGGCCACTATCAAGCGCGCTGAAAAAGATGCGGATCACTTTGAAGAAACTTTCTGGACGGGAGGGGATCTCAATAAGCTGTATGAAGGCGTGACGGCAGGCCGCCGTAAACCGCAGGGTATCGCCAGCATATTCGAGGCAGGCTTTAAGGAATACATCAGGCATAAGCAACAGGCGCGTATGGAAGTGTCCGACGTGATGGAAGGTTCGCGCCGTGCGATGCGTGCAGCGTATAACCGTGAAATGGATGACCTGGATGCGCATCTGCCGTTTCTGGCTTCTGTAGGCTCCGTCAGTCCTTATATCGGCCTGTTCGGTACGGTATGGGGCATTATGAATGCATTCCGCGGTTTATCTAATGTGGCGCAGGCAACGCTTACCCAGGTGGCGCCAGGTATTGCGGAAGCGCTGGTTGCTACCGCGATCGGCTTGTTTGCGGCCATTCCGGCAGTGATTGCCTATAACCGTTTTGCGAGTTCCGTAGACCGGCTTTCGGTTCGCTATGAAAGCTTTATGGAAGAGTTCACCAATATTCTGCAACGCAAATCTTAA
- the ybgC gene encoding tol-pal system-associated acyl-CoA thioesterase: protein MHGNVIFNWPVRVYYEDTDAGGVVYHSNYLNFMERARTEWLRALGFEQPQVRADLGVIIVVHSFSVEFKAPAYFNDMLDVRCRLTKIGRGSIEMEQKVMRDHHQLIKAQVKLAFVNAETFRPLAIPADIKAAMLPTLAD, encoded by the coding sequence ATGCATGGAAATGTTATTTTCAATTGGCCAGTCCGCGTCTATTACGAAGATACAGATGCGGGCGGTGTGGTTTATCATTCCAATTATCTGAACTTTATGGAGCGTGCCAGGACTGAATGGTTGCGAGCGCTGGGATTTGAACAGCCACAGGTCAGGGCAGACCTGGGCGTGATCATCGTTGTGCATAGCTTTTCGGTTGAATTCAAAGCCCCGGCGTACTTTAACGACATGCTGGATGTGCGTTGCCGGCTGACGAAAATCGGGCGCGGCAGCATTGAAATGGAGCAGAAAGTGATGCGCGATCATCACCAGCTGATCAAGGCGCAGGTAAAGCTGGCGTTCGTGAATGCTGAAACATTCAGGCCTTTGGCTATCCCGGCGGATATAAAAGCGGCTATGTTGCCGACATTGGCTGATTAG
- a CDS encoding MarR family winged helix-turn-helix transcriptional regulator, with product MLQLRDLPTAEVLGKFADRYPDADITAISSFLHLLRVATDLSVALDACLSKHGLLQGRWWVLILLMREDSKTSTPSVLADKAGVTRATMTGLIDGLEQGGLVERVYAKDDRRSVLVRLTDAGQAKLDIVMPDYYRRLRQCMQGLDDQKRTQLQQMLELINSGIHALTE from the coding sequence ATGTTGCAATTAAGAGATCTTCCTACTGCTGAAGTGCTTGGCAAATTTGCCGATCGCTACCCGGACGCCGATATTACGGCGATATCCAGTTTTTTGCATCTGCTGCGGGTGGCTACCGATTTATCCGTAGCGCTTGATGCTTGCTTGAGCAAGCATGGGTTGCTGCAAGGGCGCTGGTGGGTGCTGATTTTATTGATGCGTGAAGACAGCAAGACTTCAACGCCTTCGGTGCTGGCAGACAAGGCCGGGGTTACGCGTGCCACGATGACAGGCCTGATCGATGGCCTGGAGCAGGGCGGCCTGGTTGAAAGGGTTTATGCCAAAGATGACAGGCGCAGTGTGCTGGTGAGGCTTACTGATGCCGGACAGGCCAAGCTGGATATCGTGATGCCGGATTATTACCGCAGGCTCCGACAATGCATGCAGGGGCTGGATGATCAAAAACGTACACAGTTGCAGCAAATGCTGGAACTGATTAATTCAGGGATTCATGCACTTACTGAATAA
- a CDS encoding DMT family transporter, translated as MQNSKKITIRAFAALTVLTVIWGYNWVVMKSALAYSGAFEFAALRTVIGALCLFAVVVYMRKPLRVKEMPTLILLGIMQTSGFTGLLIWALVEGGAGKTAVLTYTMPFWVMVLAWPMLGEKLRGLQWPAAILSTMGMLFILDPLHLGTDTFSMFLAVLSGVFWALSVILAKKLHQRSPDLDLLTLTAWQMLFGSIPLAVVALLVPSQPIQWTPYFIGAVIFNSVFCNALAWLLWLYALQRLSAGVASMSSMLAPVIGVLAAWVQLDEVPSTTELIGMTLIAASLLIISMISIRKHTPIDPAMAQD; from the coding sequence ATGCAAAACAGTAAAAAAATTACGATTCGCGCCTTTGCTGCGCTGACTGTGCTGACTGTCATCTGGGGTTATAACTGGGTGGTGATGAAAAGCGCGTTGGCTTATTCGGGCGCGTTTGAATTTGCGGCACTGCGTACGGTGATCGGTGCGTTATGTCTGTTTGCTGTCGTGGTTTATATGCGTAAGCCGCTGCGTGTGAAAGAAATGCCGACACTGATCCTGCTTGGCATCATGCAGACCAGCGGTTTTACCGGCTTGCTGATCTGGGCGCTGGTCGAAGGCGGTGCCGGCAAAACTGCCGTGCTGACCTATACCATGCCGTTCTGGGTGATGGTGCTGGCCTGGCCGATGCTGGGTGAGAAATTGCGTGGCCTGCAATGGCCTGCGGCGATACTTTCTACTATGGGCATGCTGTTTATCCTGGATCCGCTGCATCTCGGTACGGATACGTTCAGTATGTTCCTGGCAGTCTTGTCGGGAGTGTTCTGGGCGCTATCTGTCATCCTTGCCAAAAAACTGCACCAGCGCTCCCCTGATCTTGACCTGTTGACATTGACGGCATGGCAGATGCTGTTCGGGTCGATTCCATTGGCCGTCGTGGCGTTGCTGGTACCTTCGCAGCCAATACAGTGGACGCCATATTTTATCGGTGCCGTCATATTTAATTCGGTATTCTGTAATGCGCTGGCCTGGCTGTTATGGCTATATGCGTTGCAGCGCCTGAGTGCCGGCGTTGCCAGCATGTCATCCATGCTGGCGCCGGTCATCGGCGTGCTGGCGGCCTGGGTGCAGCTTGATGAAGTACCAAGCACAACCGAATTGATCGGCATGACGCTGATTGCCGCATCCTTGCTGATCATTTCAATGATCAGCATTCGCAAACATACGCCTATCGATCCTGCCATGGCGCAGGATTGA
- a CDS encoding ExbD/TolR family protein: MARTRKRRMMNQINVVPYIDVTLVLLVIFMVTAPMTNPGVVELPGAGQSLNQPKLPPVVVTVKKNGNTELDGKTMQRDELLLAIRSVLAKSPERSVVIAADKSVKYEDVIGVMDLLKTNKVDKVGLLLKPL, from the coding sequence ATGGCACGCACACGTAAACGCCGCATGATGAACCAGATCAATGTCGTACCTTACATTGATGTCACCCTGGTGCTGCTGGTGATTTTCATGGTGACGGCGCCTATGACCAACCCAGGTGTGGTGGAACTGCCTGGCGCCGGTCAGAGCCTGAACCAGCCCAAGCTGCCGCCGGTCGTGGTGACCGTGAAAAAGAACGGAAACACCGAGCTCGATGGCAAAACAATGCAGCGCGATGAGTTGCTGCTGGCCATTCGCAGTGTGCTGGCTAAGTCACCGGAGCGCTCTGTTGTGATTGCGGCTGATAAAAGCGTTAAATATGAAGATGTGATCGGTGTCATGGATCTGTTGAAAACCAATAAAGTGGATAAAGTCGGCTTGCTGCTGAAGCCGCTTTAA
- a CDS encoding AI-2E family transporter has protein sequence MINTNQIARIALIALLIVGCLFVLHPFMAALLFAAVFCVFTWPAYQWLWLKLGKRDNLAAITMTALLSVAVILPMAYLATNLADSAAILIEEAQVTLKNLQPQAPEWIRSLPLIGGQLAESWQRAVISHEELMKLLSQYAEPARKIMLQAVQMMMGGFLQMLLVAFIAFFFYRDGRRLAKGVILMVHRLGGTLGEEMLTLSCSTVKGVMLGIFGTALAQSTVALFGFWLAGAPMPMLLALATFFLSVIPVGPPLVWGGSALWLYNHGDHGWAIFLALYGLLAISTVDNVIKPILISHSSHLPLLLVVLGVLGGAFAFGFIGIFLGPTLLAVGLTLITHWIALQDRDNR, from the coding sequence ATGATTAATACCAACCAGATTGCGCGTATCGCACTCATTGCTTTACTGATCGTTGGCTGCCTGTTTGTACTGCATCCTTTCATGGCGGCATTGCTTTTTGCCGCGGTGTTCTGTGTTTTTACCTGGCCGGCCTATCAGTGGCTATGGCTGAAACTTGGCAAGAGGGATAACCTGGCCGCCATCACCATGACCGCGCTCCTGTCTGTTGCGGTGATCCTGCCGATGGCCTACCTAGCTACGAATTTAGCGGATTCTGCGGCAATCCTGATTGAAGAGGCGCAGGTGACTTTAAAGAACCTGCAACCCCAGGCGCCTGAGTGGATAAGAAGCTTGCCTTTGATAGGAGGGCAGCTGGCAGAATCGTGGCAGCGTGCCGTAATCAGCCATGAGGAATTGATGAAGCTGCTTAGCCAGTATGCAGAGCCCGCACGCAAGATCATGCTACAGGCGGTGCAGATGATGATGGGCGGGTTCCTGCAGATGCTGCTGGTCGCTTTTATCGCTTTCTTTTTTTACCGTGATGGCAGGCGCCTTGCCAAAGGCGTGATATTGATGGTGCATCGCTTAGGCGGCACACTGGGCGAAGAAATGCTGACACTCTCATGCAGCACCGTGAAAGGTGTGATGCTGGGCATTTTTGGTACGGCATTGGCACAGTCTACCGTGGCGCTGTTCGGGTTCTGGCTGGCGGGGGCGCCAATGCCGATGCTGCTGGCATTGGCAACATTCTTCCTGTCGGTGATTCCGGTCGGGCCGCCATTGGTGTGGGGCGGTTCCGCTTTATGGCTTTATAATCACGGTGACCATGGCTGGGCTATTTTCCTTGCGCTTTATGGCCTGCTGGCAATCAGCACGGTGGATAATGTGATTAAACCGATTTTAATCAGCCATTCATCCCATCTGCCATTGTTGCTGGTCGTGCTGGGTGTGCTGGGCGGAGCCTTCGCCTTTGGCTTTATCGGTATTTTTCTGGGGCCAACGCTGCTGGCGGTTGGCTTGACACTCATTACGCACTGGATTGCGTTGCAAGACAGGGATAACAGATAG
- the ruvB gene encoding Holliday junction branch migration DNA helicase RuvB, translated as MIETDRLIAPDNISPQEEALERALRPKILDEYIGQEKARAQLEIFINAARGRSEALDHVLLFGPPGLGKTTLAHIIAKEMGVNMRQTSGPVLERAGDLAALLTNLEPNDVLFIDEIHRLSPVVEEILYPAMEDYRLDIMIGEGPSARSVRLDLPPFTLVGATTRAGMLTNPLRDRFGIVSRLEFYTPEELGRIVQRSAGLLEVEMAGSGALEIAKRSRGTPRIANRLLRRVRDYAQVKANGVVSADIADAALKMLDVDKLGFDVMDRKLLLAVLEKFGGGPVGLDNLAAAIGEERDTIEDVLEPYLIQQGYLMRTPRGRVATSQSYQHFGLAVPSSLASGELWQQ; from the coding sequence ATGATAGAAACTGACCGTTTAATTGCTCCGGATAACATTAGCCCGCAGGAAGAGGCGCTGGAACGTGCATTGCGCCCGAAAATACTGGACGAATATATCGGCCAGGAAAAAGCGCGGGCGCAGCTGGAGATATTCATCAATGCTGCGCGTGGCCGCAGCGAAGCGCTGGATCACGTGCTGCTGTTCGGCCCGCCGGGTCTGGGCAAAACCACGCTGGCGCATATTATTGCCAAAGAGATGGGCGTGAATATGCGCCAGACATCCGGCCCGGTGCTGGAGCGTGCGGGTGACCTTGCCGCACTGCTTACCAATCTTGAGCCAAACGATGTGCTGTTTATCGATGAGATTCACCGGCTGTCACCGGTTGTTGAAGAAATCCTGTACCCGGCAATGGAAGATTATCGCCTGGACATCATGATCGGTGAAGGCCCTTCCGCGCGCAGTGTACGCCTGGATTTGCCGCCGTTCACACTTGTGGGCGCAACTACGCGTGCAGGCATGCTGACGAACCCCTTGCGTGACCGCTTCGGCATTGTATCCAGACTGGAGTTTTATACGCCGGAAGAGCTGGGCCGCATCGTGCAGCGCTCCGCTGGCTTGCTCGAAGTCGAAATGGCGGGCAGCGGGGCGCTCGAAATCGCAAAGCGTTCACGCGGTACGCCGCGAATCGCCAACCGTCTGCTGCGCCGGGTGCGTGATTACGCGCAGGTCAAGGCGAATGGCGTGGTTTCTGCCGATATTGCCGATGCCGCACTTAAAATGCTGGATGTGGATAAGCTGGGTTTCGATGTCATGGACAGGAAGCTGCTGCTGGCAGTGCTGGAGAAGTTCGGCGGCGGCCCGGTCGGCCTGGATAACCTGGCGGCAGCCATCGGTGAAGAGCGTGATACGATCGAGGATGTGCTGGAGCCTTATCTGATACAGCAGGGTTACCTGATGCGCACGCCGCGTGGCCGCGTTGCCACAAGCCAGTCCTACCAGCATTTTGGCCTGGCAGTGCCTAGCAGCCTGGCATCGGGCGAACTTTGGCAGCAGTAA
- a CDS encoding YybH family protein, which yields MSNIQSQISAINAQFDQAFNAKNAEAIGQLYAENAVVLPAPAGEPVLGAAAIQTFFAGLIAAGVIEHQLTLADAVEDGNLAYQRGKWAGAMLNEKGEKQTFGGNVHLVYRKQADGGWKAVTHIWN from the coding sequence ATGTCAAATATTCAATCACAAATTTCAGCCATTAATGCACAGTTTGACCAGGCATTTAACGCTAAGAATGCAGAGGCGATCGGCCAGCTCTATGCAGAAAATGCAGTTGTGCTGCCTGCACCGGCAGGTGAGCCGGTGCTTGGCGCAGCAGCTATTCAAACGTTTTTTGCCGGTTTGATAGCCGCAGGTGTCATTGAGCACCAGCTGACGCTGGCTGATGCGGTGGAAGACGGTAACCTGGCTTATCAGCGCGGCAAATGGGCTGGAGCGATGCTGAATGAAAAAGGCGAGAAACAGACGTTTGGCGGCAATGTGCATCTGGTGTATCGTAAACAGGCGGACGGCGGCTGGAAAGCGGTAACCCATATCTGGAATTAA
- a CDS encoding YebC/PmpR family DNA-binding transcriptional regulator: protein MAGHSKWANIQHRKGRQDAKRGKIFTKIIKEITVSARLGGGDTNMNPRLRAAVALAKEENMPSDNITRAIKKGTGELEGVNYEEIRYEGYGINGAAIIIDCLTDNKQRAVADVRHALTKFGGNLGTDGSVAFMFKHCGSLVYEPGTSEDKVMEVALEAGAEDVVTNDDGSIEVITPPADFVTVKEAMEAAGLKAVLAEVTMKAMNEVEFTGDDAVKMQKILDALEDLDDVQDVYTSAVIEE from the coding sequence ATGGCTGGTCATAGTAAATGGGCAAATATTCAACACCGCAAAGGTCGTCAGGACGCAAAGCGCGGCAAGATCTTCACCAAAATCATTAAAGAAATTACGGTTTCGGCACGTTTAGGCGGCGGCGATACCAACATGAACCCGCGCCTGCGTGCCGCCGTTGCGCTGGCCAAAGAAGAAAACATGCCTTCTGACAATATTACACGTGCGATTAAAAAAGGCACGGGTGAGCTGGAGGGTGTCAACTACGAAGAGATCCGCTATGAGGGTTACGGCATCAATGGCGCTGCCATTATTATTGATTGCCTGACCGATAACAAACAGCGTGCAGTTGCCGATGTGCGCCATGCCTTGACCAAGTTTGGCGGCAATCTGGGCACGGACGGTTCGGTTGCGTTTATGTTCAAGCACTGTGGCAGCCTGGTATATGAGCCGGGTACCTCGGAAGATAAAGTCATGGAAGTTGCATTGGAAGCGGGCGCGGAAGATGTGGTGACCAATGATGACGGCAGTATCGAAGTGATTACACCGCCCGCTGATTTTGTGACGGTAAAAGAAGCCATGGAAGCGGCCGGCCTGAAAGCGGTGCTGGCTGAAGTGACCATGAAAGCCATGAATGAAGTGGAATTTACCGGTGATGATGCAGTGAAAATGCAAAAGATCCTGGACGCGCTGGAAGACCTGGACGATGTGCAGGACGTTTACACTTCAGCCGTGATCGAAGAATAA
- a CDS encoding helix-turn-helix domain-containing protein — protein MPKNNSKLDFSDRLTTLLKQKQLTLAQVANAIGKSVPSIHRWTRGGEIDYENLRALAGFLEVNWIWLRYGDEAVEELRESVTSSESIADERREYLGKIMENEARMNLAQDMAGIATWEWNVLTNELAGSPNLEQVFGVPIARIRAYLLPFETLGLADLIQKFSDNGLAKEWDFNLPQPGGEDDRWFVSRAKLLYDAQNRPNKIVGVSIDITERKQMQKALEKSEYILRKVIETIPVGLWIADQNGRITLANPEAERIWGGAKLVNLEQYSDYKGWWEDSGKEVGGEGWTLARAVKHGEVSKGEIVNIKAFDGAERTIIMSAIPLLNEHNKIIGAIEVNQDITAIKDAKDLPKAE, from the coding sequence ATGCCAAAAAATAATAGTAAACTCGACTTTTCAGACCGGCTGACCACCCTGCTGAAGCAAAAGCAGCTCACATTGGCGCAGGTGGCTAACGCAATAGGTAAATCGGTGCCATCGATTCACCGCTGGACGCGCGGTGGCGAGATTGACTATGAAAACCTGAGGGCACTGGCTGGTTTTCTTGAAGTTAACTGGATATGGCTGCGTTACGGCGATGAAGCGGTCGAGGAGCTGCGGGAAAGCGTTACCAGCAGCGAGAGCATCGCCGATGAGCGGCGCGAGTATCTTGGCAAGATCATGGAGAACGAAGCGCGCATGAACCTGGCCCAGGATATGGCAGGCATTGCTACCTGGGAATGGAATGTGCTGACGAATGAACTTGCGGGTTCGCCTAATCTGGAGCAGGTTTTTGGTGTGCCGATTGCAAGAATCCGCGCTTATTTATTGCCTTTCGAGACGCTCGGGCTGGCTGACCTGATTCAAAAATTCAGTGATAACGGGTTGGCTAAAGAGTGGGATTTCAATTTACCCCAGCCGGGCGGTGAGGATGACCGCTGGTTTGTTTCGCGGGCAAAACTTCTTTACGATGCCCAGAACCGGCCTAATAAAATAGTGGGCGTCAGTATTGATATTACAGAGCGCAAGCAAATGCAGAAGGCTCTGGAAAAAAGTGAATACATACTGCGCAAAGTCATCGAGACCATCCCCGTAGGCCTGTGGATTGCGGATCAGAATGGCCGGATCACGCTGGCAAATCCTGAGGCGGAGCGTATCTGGGGCGGCGCCAAGCTGGTCAACCTTGAGCAATACAGTGATTACAAAGGCTGGTGGGAAGACTCCGGTAAAGAAGTAGGCGGCGAAGGCTGGACGCTGGCGCGTGCGGTGAAGCATGGCGAAGTCAGCAAAGGTGAAATTGTGAATATCAAAGCTTTTGATGGCGCAGAGCGCACGATCATCATGTCGGCGATCCCTCTGTTGAATGAGCACAACAAAATCATCGGCGCCATTGAAGTGAATCAGGATATTACCGCTATTAAAGATGCCAAAGACTTGCCAAAGGCAGAATAG
- the ruvA gene encoding Holliday junction branch migration protein RuvA, with the protein MIGRLSGILLEKTPPLVLIDCHGVGYECEVPMSTFYNLPAVGEKVVMLTHFVVREDAQLLYGFGSSQERATFRQLLKVNGIGAKSALSILSGLSIDELVQAVALQEAAMLTRVPGVGKKTAERLLLELKDKFTIDGVAAMSSSQPKSASSDILNALLALGYNEREALASVKLLDKEISVTDGIKQALKLLSK; encoded by the coding sequence ATGATTGGACGCCTGAGTGGAATCTTGCTCGAAAAGACGCCGCCACTGGTTTTGATTGACTGCCATGGCGTGGGTTATGAATGTGAAGTGCCGATGAGCACTTTTTATAACCTGCCGGCCGTGGGTGAAAAAGTGGTCATGCTTACGCATTTTGTCGTGCGTGAAGATGCCCAGCTGCTGTATGGTTTTGGCAGCAGCCAGGAGCGTGCAACTTTCAGGCAATTGCTAAAGGTGAACGGCATCGGCGCCAAATCGGCATTGTCCATTTTAAGCGGTTTGTCGATTGATGAGCTGGTGCAGGCGGTTGCCCTGCAGGAGGCTGCCATGCTAACGCGCGTGCCCGGGGTCGGCAAAAAAACGGCAGAGCGTTTGCTGCTTGAACTCAAGGACAAGTTTACGATTGATGGAGTGGCTGCCATGAGCTCCAGCCAGCCGAAATCAGCCAGCAGCGACATATTGAATGCCTTGCTGGCGTTAGGCTATAACGAACGTGAGGCTTTGGCTTCAGTAAAACTGCTGGATAAGGAAATCAGCGTCACAGACGGTATCAAGCAGGCGCTGAAGCTGCTCTCGAAATAG